In Candidatus Bathyarchaeota archaeon, the sequence CAAATAGTTGATGCGGTATCTGTCGATTGTGTTTCCGTGTTCTTGAATGAAGTTTAAAGCTGCTTCAATGTTCATTTCACATATTCACCACATTATGTTTCCACTTTCTGTTTATAGAAGTTGTACTAATCAATGAGGGATGGGCTTTCACTTTTTTCCTATCTTTTCATTAGAGAGTGTGAGTTTAACAAGTTTTCTCTGTGGTTAATTGGTAGAGTTCAACGTTAGCTCCTTGGCATGACTTTATAGTTTTCTCGTCGAAGTGTTGACACAAAATTACTTTACGCACACTGTCTAGGGAAAGTTTGTTTTGTGACGCATAGCCTGCGGCAAGTCTAGATACTTGCGCCACAGCTGTTTCGGTTGCTTTTGTTTCTATCTCCACGACCACTATTCTACCGCATGCATCTTGGAGAAGCACATCTACCACGCCGAAGCCGACATCTTTGTTCGCATCTTTGAATTGCATTCTCTTTTCTAGAATTGACGGATCGTCGGCGAGTATTTTTTGTATAGGTTCTTCTAGGAGACCCTTTGCAACCATGTGGGCTTGTGGGCCAATTTCTGAAATGTTTTTGAGTTGTAGTTCTATTTCGAAGTATGTTGTTCCTAACATGTGAGGATAAACGTTGATTGGTCTTTTGTTGTGGTATAGTATGAGGATCGGTGTGTTTGTTGTGTTTAGGTTCTTGGTTTTTGATAAGGGTAGGATCTTGTTTTTGGCGCTTACTATTTTTCCTCTAATCTGAGGGGTGATGCTGCGTATGCCGTTTTTAACTTGTTCAACTTGTGCTTGCTGCAGTGTTTCTGTCTCTATAATGCTGAAGTCGATTTCCCACTTCTTTTGTATCCTTTCCAAAGTTTGGATGATTGGGTTTATTCTGTTTTGGTATGGGGTTTTTTGCTCATAGTAGAGAATGAACTTGTACATTTGTTTTCGCTCTTGAAGATGAGGAAGTTATGTTTTGTATTAAAGGTTGTTATTGGAGTTTTGTGTGTGTTTAGCGTGATGGGTAGACTGTTCTATTTGGTTCCTAATAGGTTTCGGGTGTGTGGTAGTGTTTATATGGTGTAGGTGGCAATTGTTAGATTGGTGTATTTATGGGTGGTGGGGTTTTTGGTGAGGGGGAGCAGCGGAGGCATCGGGGGGTGTGTATTGATTGTGGTGAGGTTTTGGAATTGTATAGTTTGGATTTGAAGAAGGGGAGGCGGGTTTTGCAGTGTACGCGGTGTGGGTTGTATCATTTTTACCGGAAGGATTTTCTAGGGAAGTGGAAGTTGGTTAAAGCAGCGAAAATCCCAGACTTGTGGAGATAGACAGCGGTTTTGTATGTTGAGGCTAGCTTATACTAGATTTTATTTGGCTTCAAATAACCTAGAAGTATCAGTTCCAGTATCCTTTTCCATTATATACTTCTCAATTGATATGAAGACAATTGGGAGATAGTTCTAGATGAAATGTGGAAAGAACTGTCTAAAGCTCAAGAGATTCTTACTGAGAACCTAGTAGGAATTAGAGTATGTTTGAGTTCGAGAGAGCTTTGACCAACTAGTTTCTAAGTGTTCACGGAAGGGTATATTAATTATTATGAGAATCATATTAACAAGAATGGATGACAAGATTAAGTTTTAAATCCTCAAAGATCTAATGGCTTTTGATGCGAAGATAGCCTTGTCTTCCATTTAAGATGGTGAGGATGGAGTAGAAAACAGTGTGGAGGCGTAAGTTTTAAATGAGTATCGAAGATAAGGCAGAACTAGTCATGACGATCAGAGATTACGAATATGAAGAAAAACAAAAATGGGATAAAGGGATAGACTTTACTGCTTCAGACGCCAAATCGGATGACAAGATATTGTTGCGCATTATAACCGCGCCAGAATCAAGATCTGGCGTTGTTGGTATAGACGCTGTTAAGGAGATGTCTGAGATCATGAAGCTTAAGGACTATGATAAAGGAGTTCTCATCAGCAAGAGGTTTACGGAAGCAGCAAAGAAAGAGATGAAACGAGAAAACATCCAGATGATATCAGAGAGTTTCATGCCCTCACTTGAACCGCAGAGACTCTACCTTAAGATACAGGATCTTATAGATGGTCTATGCAAAGCCAATTGTGGTAAGATTCCGGAGAAAGAGTCTGATTGTAAGGGCCATTTGAATGGACAGTACCCATGCAAGATCAGGCTAATCAGTGATAACGCCTCATTCCACTTTGAACGCGGTTGGACAAGATTTCTGCAAAATGACCTTTTACGGCTTCTAAGGCTGCATAACTTAATGAATAATAAGAAAAATCAATCAAAGTAATGGTGTTATGAATAATGTCTGAGGAAGAAATCGAGCTTATGACGTGTGCAAATTATGTTTAACCATTTGAGGTGAAAATATGTCAATCTCAGGGGAAATATACTATTGGGGCGATAAGGCGAAAAACATTCCAAAAGGACCTGGAGTTTATGCATTCTATAATGGAGACAAAATTCTTATCTACATCGGAGAAACTGTCAATCTTCAAGAAGAATTTACTCATTATTTGAAGACAAATTTTTCTGATGACCCTCGCAAACGCGAAACCAAATATTATAAAAGAGAGTTTACTTCAAAACAAAAAGATAGAGTGAAGGTACTTTTAGACGAGTACAGGCAAAAGCATGGCAGATTTCCTAAGTGTAATGTTCCTCCTGAACCAGCTAAGAAGGAGATTTCCAGCGAATGGGGATTCTATTTCTACGAGGATGTCGGTAAACCGCTCCACGAAGTAGCTTTAAACCTACAAGATTTGAGGAAGAAAATGAGTAAAGTTCCAGTTGCTTCACTTGAATTTCATCAAAAAAGAGGAGACTTCGCCAAGTGGATAAGTGGCATTTTTAAGGACATGGAACTTGCAGAGGCTATCCGAAAAATTGACAAGACCGGAGAAGATCTTAGGAGAGAGCTGTTGAATTCATTTAACAATTCAGAGAAAGCAACATGTCCTAGATGCGGAATCGAAACGATTCCTATCAAGACTTGGAAAATGGCTGGAAGACCCAGTAAGACTGGTGAAAGACTACAGCTCACTATAGGTCACTATAAATGCCCCAAATGCAATAAAACATTCCGACGAGTGCTCGCCAAAGAGAAAATAATAGCTTCCTGAAATCTTTTTGCGCGCTCAATTACAATAAGAAACAACACAAGGTACAAGTATGAAAGATGAAATTGAAAGATTAAGTGGAATAGAACGGAAAACTTATTAATTCATTAAAGAGGTTGGAGAGATTCAGACCAAGAACCTGCCCAACAGGCGAATTGCAGGAGCAATTACCACCCTGAAAAACAAGGGATTGGTGGAAATCTACAAGATATACACTAGCATCTATCGACAAAGAAAAAGAAGTTCGTAAAAGTAAAACAATAGTCTTTAGCTCGCTTACATTATCGCTGTTTAGAAACCAATCACACATGCCTAGGAGAATATACTAAAAGTGAAAATTAAAATTGGAGATAAAGTGAAGATTTCATCAGATAAGAAGTTTCATCCAGAAGCGGGGCACTTTGGCAAGTACGTGTAGATAAGTGAAGATGGAGAAGCTGTAGCGATACAATGTGAAAGGGGTTCACCACGGCAAGAAAAACGTTGTTTTCTTAATGAAGATCAATTCTATGAAATGAACCGTTCACCGTTCAACTTTTTAGTACTTGACTCGTGCCGAATCGCATGACAGCAAACTCACCTTTCTCCCTCCAGACAATAAGCAAAGAAGGATTCTCAGAGAGCCCTCTCTTTCATACACACATATAACCAAGCTCCTCCGTAGACCCAAACGTCCCTCGCCACTCCACATCCAAGGCTAATCTTCTATAATACCTCTTAAACTCTTCCAAACAACAGCCAACAACAAACCTCACACCCATCAACACCACACAGCTAACTCTCTGCCACTGCTCTTGTCAGTATTCTTTGCTCTTTCCTTTTCTTCTGTGGAATATTGTAGCTGGGCAGCCAGTGCACTTTCCATAATATGGGCAGGTTTCACAATTCGATTCACATGGTGAAACATCTTGCGGGTTCTTTGGAAGCTGCATCCTCAACTCTCTAGGATAGTAAATGTTGTCTACGATTGTAACTCTTGCTTTTTCCAGTCCAATTGTGTTCAATGGATTTTTCTCTATGGACTCAATCCACCATCTTTGTCTTTCTGGAAGAAAGTAAGTGGCAAAAAGCTGGTTCTCCTTAATTGCTATCAGATTTATGTAAGGACAATTCCGGTAGGACTCAGCAAGGTGTTCAACTTTCTTTCTTGTCTTTGCCTCTCCGAAAAGCAAGGCGCATATTAGCTTTTCCTCATCTTTCTTTGCCTTCCTTTCGATAATGAGCTATGTCCTTTGCTTCAGTTTTTATGACTTGCAGAAGAAACTTCCAAAATCAGTCAACATCAGCATATTCTCGGCACCGGATCACCAACTGGCATCGGCAAAATTCGCTTACCTCTAACCACTGTCTCCATCGCTACCAAATCAAACTCATCAGTAGCCTCTCCAATAATCTCCGCATCTTTCCCTTCTTTAGTGCCTCTTAGAGCTTCTAAAACTTCTTCAGCCATCTCCTCCACCACCCCAACAATCACCTTCCCCTCATTCCCAACCTCTAACGGGTCAATTCCTAACATCTCACACGCCACCCGCACATCCTCCCTAATCGGTATTTTATCCTCATGCACCAAAATCCCCACACTCGCCTTCTCACACCACTCATTCAAAGCATTCGCCAACCCACCTCGAGTCGGATCCTTCATAGACACCACCCCCCCAACCTCTAAGGCCCGCTCAATCACACGGTTCAAAGGCTTAACATCCGATACAATCCCACTACCAAAAGCAAACCCCTCCTGCGCCGACAAGACGGCCAACCCATGATCCCCAATCGTCCCCGACAAAATAACCCGGTCACTCGCCCGCAAATTTCCATCTAAAACCCAACGAGCACTAAAGCCGCTTCTATACTTCCTAACAACAGCCAAATTATGGTCTAAGGCTTTACTACGCCTGCCAATCCCACTCATATTAACCACCAACCCTCCAAGGCTGCCTTTCTCCACCACCTTCGTATCCCCA encodes:
- the hypE gene encoding hydrogenase expression/formation protein HypE; its protein translation is MAHGAGGAVMAKLIERFVLPYLGGFKGAEVGLEVLDDAAVVDGVVFKSDSHAVRPIFFPGGDIGRLAVAGTVNDLAVLGAEPVALACGFVLEEGLAFGDLERVLASMKVACEEAEVFVVTGDTKVVEKGSLGGLVVNMSGIGRRSKALDHNLAVVRKYRSGFSARWVLDGNLRASDRVILSGTIGDHGLAVLSAQEGFAFGSGIVSDVKPLNRVIERALEVGGVVSMKDPTRGGLANALNEWCEKASVGILVHEDKIPIREDVRVACEMLGIDPLEVGNEGKVIVGVVEEMAEEVLEALRGTKEGKDAEIIGEATDEFDLVAMETVVRGKRILPMPVGDPVPRIC
- a CDS encoding restriction endonuclease, encoding MSIEDKAELVMTIRDYEYEEKQKWDKGIDFTASDAKSDDKILLRIITAPESRSGVVGIDAVKEMSEIMKLKDYDKGVLISKRFTEAAKKEMKRENIQMISESFMPSLEPQRLYLKIQDLIDGLCKANCGKIPEKESDCKGHLNGQYPCKIRLISDNASFHFERGWTRFLQNDLLRLLRLHNLMNNKKNQSK
- a CDS encoding endonuclease NucS, which encodes MYKFILYYEQKTPYQNRINPIIQTLERIQKKWEIDFSIIETETLQQAQVEQVKNGIRSITPQIRGKIVSAKNKILPLSKTKNLNTTNTPILILYHNKRPINVYPHMLGTTYFEIELQLKNISEIGPQAHMVAKGLLEEPIQKILADDPSILEKRMQFKDANKDVGFGVVDVLLQDACGRIVVVEIETKATETAVAQVSRLAAGYASQNKLSLDSVRKVILCQHFDEKTIKSCQGANVELYQLTTEKTC